In Pedobacter sp. SL55, the following proteins share a genomic window:
- the rdgB gene encoding RdgB/HAM1 family non-canonical purine NTP pyrophosphatase, producing the protein MVDIPETGNTFAKNATLKSTYVFENFGLDCFADDSGLEVDALNNEPGIYSARYSGVKNDTVNLEFLLKKMDGLTNRKARFKTVISLLKNGENYFFEGIIEGTIRTAPSGTNGFGYDPIFVPNGYDVTFAEMEMSEKNKISHRALAMQKLIAFLKK; encoded by the coding sequence TTGGTAGACATTCCAGAAACGGGTAATACTTTTGCCAAAAATGCTACCTTAAAAAGCACCTATGTTTTCGAGAATTTTGGATTAGATTGCTTTGCGGATGACAGTGGATTGGAAGTTGATGCGTTAAATAACGAACCTGGCATTTACTCAGCAAGATATAGTGGCGTAAAAAACGATACAGTTAATTTAGAGTTTCTACTTAAAAAAATGGATGGCCTAACTAACAGAAAAGCTAGATTTAAAACGGTAATTTCCTTATTAAAAAATGGGGAGAATTACTTTTTTGAGGGCATAATTGAAGGCACAATTAGAACAGCTCCCAGCGGAACAAATGGTTTTGGTTACGACCCCATTTTTGTGCCCAATGGGTATGATGTTACTTTTGCCGAAATGGAAATGAGCGAAAAGAACAAAATTAGTCACCGGGCTTTGGCCATGCAGAAATTGATAGCGTTTTTGAAGAAATAG
- a CDS encoding cytidine deaminase: MNVVDFKISYETYENINELSAEDKELCIRAEEALKTSYSPYSKFKVGTAIQLADGEIVLGSNQENVAYPSGLCAERVALFAIGSNKPGAVVSTMAITAFTENFDIKKPVTSCGACLQVMAEVEQKQKSPIAVIFYCLNGQIIKVSGVRSLLPFVFVEDRLAGSL, encoded by the coding sequence ATGAATGTAGTTGATTTTAAAATCTCATACGAAACTTACGAAAATATAAATGAACTTTCTGCCGAAGACAAAGAATTGTGCATCAGGGCAGAAGAAGCTTTAAAAACGTCGTATTCGCCCTATTCTAAATTTAAAGTGGGTACGGCAATTCAGCTTGCCGATGGAGAGATTGTGTTAGGAAGTAACCAAGAAAATGTGGCGTATCCGTCTGGATTGTGTGCCGAACGAGTGGCACTTTTTGCTATAGGCTCAAATAAGCCTGGTGCTGTAGTAAGCACAATGGCTATTACCGCCTTTACAGAAAACTTCGATATCAAAAAACCAGTAACCTCTTGTGGCGCCTGTTTACAGGTAATGGCCGAGGTTGAACAAAAACAAAAATCGCCAATTGCAGTAATTTTTTATTGTTTAAACGGACAAATTATTAAAGTAAGTGGAGTAAGAAGCTTGCTCCCATTTGTATTTGTAGAAGATCGCTTGGCAGGTTCTCTTTAA
- a CDS encoding serine hydrolase domain-containing protein has product MARNGKYINFVESLAKSKEVIVALFGDGSALSSFDQINAPLVWSSEDNEEAALVVPQFIFGGIAAKQMLNKTYSTKYAKGTGYLTTVTRLKYTVPEDADVNSNDLKEIDAIVNEGIAKKASPGMVVLVAKDGKVIYNKAFGYHTYENLQADKVTDIFDLASVTKTTATTPSVMRLVEQQKLKLDTNVGYYIAKARTSPMNNINVREVMLHQAGFIPYIPFHNYVKEGDYSRDSSAAYPTKVADNYYIKKGFFNDFMWPKMLNSPIKTRGSYVYSDISMYVMQDIVEHISEIPEDQYVQEQFYKPLGMQTAGYLPRNRFSKDRIVPTEDDKVFRKTLLEGYVHDQGAALKGGVAGHAGLFGSANDLAIYNQMLLNKGTYGGEQYFTPQTVEMFTTKQSNVSRRGLGFDRHDPDLTKKYPSELASPETYGHTGYTGIGVWTDPSRNMIYIILTNRVHPTVSEMLGRLNIRPRIQDVVNKAIDKGKK; this is encoded by the coding sequence ATGGCCAGAAATGGAAAGTACATCAACTTTGTTGAAAGTTTAGCGAAGAGTAAAGAAGTAATTGTAGCACTTTTTGGAGATGGCAGCGCTTTAAGCTCATTTGATCAAATTAACGCTCCTTTGGTTTGGAGTTCCGAAGATAATGAAGAAGCGGCTTTGGTAGTTCCACAGTTTATTTTTGGAGGAATTGCCGCAAAGCAAATGCTAAATAAAACCTATTCTACCAAGTACGCTAAAGGCACTGGTTATCTCACTACTGTCACACGTTTAAAATATACCGTGCCCGAAGATGCAGACGTAAACAGCAACGATTTGAAAGAGATTGATGCGATTGTTAACGAAGGTATTGCAAAAAAAGCTTCGCCAGGCATGGTGGTTCTGGTAGCTAAAGATGGAAAAGTGATTTATAATAAAGCATTTGGTTACCATACTTATGAAAATCTACAAGCCGATAAGGTAACTGATATTTTCGATTTGGCATCGGTTACTAAAACCACTGCTACTACACCAAGCGTAATGCGTTTGGTAGAGCAGCAAAAATTAAAATTAGATACCAATGTTGGGTATTACATTGCCAAGGCCCGTACATCGCCCATGAACAATATCAATGTGAGAGAGGTAATGCTGCACCAGGCGGGGTTTATTCCATATATTCCGTTTCATAATTATGTAAAAGAAGGCGATTACAGTAGAGATTCTTCTGCGGCTTATCCTACTAAAGTAGCTGATAATTATTACATCAAAAAAGGGTTCTTTAACGATTTTATGTGGCCTAAAATGCTTAATTCGCCTATAAAAACCAGAGGTAGTTATGTATATAGCGATATTAGTATGTATGTAATGCAAGATATTGTAGAGCATATTTCTGAAATTCCCGAAGACCAATACGTACAAGAGCAATTTTACAAACCTTTGGGTATGCAAACCGCAGGTTACCTGCCTAGAAATAGATTTTCTAAAGATAGAATTGTACCTACAGAAGACGATAAAGTGTTTAGGAAAACCTTGCTAGAAGGCTATGTGCACGATCAAGGTGCGGCTTTAAAAGGCGGTGTTGCGGGTCATGCAGGCTTATTTGGTAGTGCAAACGATTTGGCCATCTATAATCAAATGCTATTAAACAAAGGCACTTACGGCGGCGAACAATATTTTACACCTCAAACGGTAGAAATGTTTACCACAAAACAGTCTAACGTTAGCCGTAGAGGTTTAGGTTTTGATAGGCACGATCCAGATTTGACCAAAAAATATCCTTCAGAATTGGCCTCTCCAGAAACTTATGGGCATACTGGTTATACCGGTATTGGCGTTTGGACAGACCCATCACGTAATATGATCTACATTATTTTAACCAATAGGGTGCACCCTACGGTAAGCGAAATGTTGGGTAGGTTAAACATTAGGCCACGTATACAAGACGTGGTTAATAAGGCGATAGATAAGGGAAAGAAATAA
- a CDS encoding amidohydrolase, translating into MKKINMLLCFVIMILFLACSTKKADLVIYNAQIYTVNEYFEVVEAMAIKDGKVLALGKSEDIRKTYPANEEVDAKGKAVYPGFIDAHAHFFGYAESLNNADLTATKSWEEVLSKLQVFAKKQPEGWLIGRGWDQNDWPNKQFPTKEKLDELFPDRPVLLHRIDGHAAIANQKALDAANITKSYELTGGDIVEIDGKPTGMLIDNAINLVSAKIPDLTKERRKELLLQAQQNCFAVGLTTIDDCGLDYAAVEGIEQLQNEGSLKMRLYVMLSDADKNYDYLIKRGKIKTDRLNVRGFKVYADGALGSRGACLLHPYADMPNKKGFLLSDLTHFEQVAKKIYENDFQMCTHAIGDSANRAILKIYNNILPKDNDKRWRIEHAQVVNQQDFKLFGAAKVVPSVQPTHATSDMYWAQDRLGKDRVKGAYAYKQLLQQNGWLPLGTDFPVEQINPMLTFYAATARKDVSDYPKGGFQPENALTAQETLKGMTIWAAKANFEEKEKGSLEVGKLADFVMMQNDVMKANAKQILENKVIRTYVNGEKVYEEK; encoded by the coding sequence ATGAAGAAGATTAACATGCTGTTGTGCTTTGTAATTATGATATTATTTTTGGCTTGTTCTACTAAAAAGGCCGATTTGGTAATTTACAATGCCCAAATTTATACCGTAAACGAATATTTTGAGGTGGTGGAGGCAATGGCCATTAAAGATGGGAAGGTTTTGGCCTTGGGGAAATCCGAGGATATCAGAAAAACTTACCCGGCCAACGAAGAAGTAGATGCCAAAGGGAAAGCTGTTTATCCAGGATTTATTGATGCCCATGCTCATTTTTTTGGTTACGCGGAAAGTTTAAATAATGCCGATTTAACAGCTACCAAATCCTGGGAAGAGGTGTTGAGTAAATTGCAAGTGTTTGCCAAAAAGCAACCAGAGGGCTGGTTAATTGGTAGAGGCTGGGACCAAAACGATTGGCCAAATAAACAATTCCCCACTAAAGAAAAACTAGACGAGCTATTTCCAGACAGGCCAGTTTTATTGCACCGTATAGATGGCCATGCTGCTATAGCCAACCAAAAGGCATTAGATGCCGCAAATATTACTAAATCTTATGAGCTAACAGGTGGCGATATTGTGGAAATTGACGGCAAACCTACCGGAATGTTGATAGACAATGCCATCAACTTGGTAAGTGCTAAAATTCCAGATTTGACCAAAGAAAGGAGGAAAGAGCTTTTGCTACAGGCACAGCAGAATTGCTTTGCGGTAGGCCTTACCACAATTGATGATTGTGGTTTAGATTATGCAGCGGTAGAGGGCATTGAGCAATTGCAAAATGAGGGTAGCCTAAAAATGCGATTGTATGTAATGCTTTCTGATGCGGATAAAAACTACGATTACCTAATTAAGCGAGGTAAAATCAAAACAGATAGACTAAACGTTAGAGGCTTTAAAGTTTATGCCGATGGTGCTTTAGGATCGAGAGGTGCTTGTTTGCTGCATCCTTATGCCGATATGCCCAATAAAAAAGGCTTCTTGCTAAGTGATTTGACACATTTTGAGCAAGTAGCCAAAAAAATCTACGAAAACGATTTTCAGATGTGTACCCACGCCATTGGCGATTCGGCAAATCGTGCTATTTTGAAAATCTATAACAATATTTTACCAAAAGATAACGATAAACGATGGCGTATAGAACATGCGCAAGTAGTTAATCAACAAGATTTTAAGTTGTTTGGGGCAGCTAAGGTAGTGCCTTCGGTACAGCCAACCCACGCTACTTCAGATATGTATTGGGCGCAAGATCGTTTAGGCAAAGACCGAGTAAAAGGTGCTTATGCCTACAAACAATTGTTGCAGCAAAATGGTTGGTTACCTTTAGGAACAGATTTTCCGGTAGAGCAGATTAACCCTATGCTTACTTTCTATGCCGCAACAGCTAGAAAAGATGTAAGCGATTATCCGAAAGGAGGTTTTCAGCCAGAAAACGCGTTAACTGCCCAAGAAACTTTAAAAGGCATGACCATTTGGGCCGCTAAAGCTAACTTTGAAGAAAAGGAGAAAGGAAGCCTAGAAGTTGGTAAATTAGCCGACTTTGTAATGATGCAAAACGATGTAATGAAAGCTAACGCAAAGCAAATTTTAGAGAATAAAGTAATTAGAACCTACGTTAATGGAGAAAAAGTTTATGAAGAAAAATAG